One genomic segment of Impatiens glandulifera chromosome 6, dImpGla2.1, whole genome shotgun sequence includes these proteins:
- the LOC124943672 gene encoding expansin-A22-like — protein sequence MCKTVGLMLMALVYVEFAYGWEQAHATFYGNMDGDETTYGACGYNVFNQGYGLRTTALSTALFNNGAACGACFQIVCFNSTQNCIKNAGYIIVTATNFCPPNYTKTTDLWCNPPLKHFDLSQPMFTKIAVYKAGIVPVLFRRVSCGRRGGIKFQIKGNPYFILVLVYNVGGVGDVAYVKIKGSKTGWIDMKRIWGQNWATSTRLYGQSLSFKVTTSDGMTVESNHVAPANWQFGQSFEGKNF from the exons atgtgtaaaacggtTGGTTTGATGCTTATGGCTCTTGTTTATGTAGAATTTGCTTATGGTTGGGAACAAGCCCATGCTACATTCTATGGTAACATGGATGGTGATGAGACAACTT ATGGTGCATGTGGTTACAATGTATTCAACCAAGGTTATGGTTTGAGGACTACTGCTTTAAGCACTGCACTTTTCAACAATGGAGCCGCATGTGGTGCATGTTTCCAGATAGTGTGTTTCAATAGCACTcaaaattgtattaaaaatgCGGGATATATAATTGTAACTGCAACAAATTTTTGCCCACCTAACTATACTAAAACTACTGATCTCTGGTGTAATCCACCGTTGAAACATTTTGATTTATCTCAACCAATGTTTACAAAAATTGCAGTATATAAGGCAGGAATTGTTCCTGTCCTATTTCGACGAGTTTCTTGTGGAAGGAGAGGAGGTATTAAGTTTCAAATAAAGGGAAATCCATATTTTATTCTTGTTTTGGTGTATAATGTTGGTGGGGTTGGAGATGTTGCTTATGTGAAGATTAAGGGATCTAAAACTGGTTGGATAGATATGAAAAGGATTTGGGGTCAAAATTGGGCAACTTCAACAAGACTATATGGTCAGAGTTTGTCATTTAAAGTTACCACCAGTGATGGAATGACAGTGGAGTCGAACCATGTTGCTCCAGCTAACTGGCAATTTGGTCAATCATTTGAGGGCAAAAATTTTTAG